Proteins encoded in a region of the Fusarium falciforme chromosome 6, complete sequence genome:
- a CDS encoding DNA-directed RNA polymerases I, II, and III subunit RPABC3 gives MASGDATLFEESFTVTDYDQSKYDRVARISCTSSDSQTVMTLDINIELFPCAVSDTLHVVLSTTLSLDGSKEEEKGWRDVGKNGDAPATIADLYDYVCHGKIYKFEETYDGNTINAYVSFGGLLMSLQGPVKKLTPLRVDNVYLLVKK, from the exons ATGGCCAGCGGCGACGCCACCCTCTTTGAGGAATCCTTCACGGTGACCGACTATGACCAGTCCAAGTACGATCGCGTCGCTCGCATCTCGTGCACGTCGAGCGACTCGCAGACGGTCATGACGCTCGACATCAACATTGAGCTCTTCCCCTGCGCCGTGTCGGATACGCTGCACGTGGTTCTGTCGACGACGCTGTCCCTGGACGGAagcaaggaggaagagaagggttGGAGGGACGTTGGCAAGAATGGTGATGCGCCGGCGACGATTGCGGATCTCTACGACTATGTTTGCCACGGCAAGATCTACAAGTTTGAGGAGACATATGACGGAAACACCAT CAATGCCTATGTCTCGTTCGGCGGCCTTCTTATGTCACTTCAGGGCCCCGTCAAGAAGCTGACGCCCCTTCGTGTCGACAACGTGTATCTGCTTGTCAAGAAATAG
- a CDS encoding Nudix hydrolase domain-containing protein, producing the protein MAKTSIDLIDDVDMFPYADTDPDAFTKMNAGLYTLVWEDAQGNYPIGYILDRVFQELLKVPEDVRGKMEYDTEKRTVALFKEPTEQERTRRVAALGDYWRQNKTFPLLRGWRNELWPVYGRTGELLFSMERAAMGLIGTMRYGVHMIAYVRDETAPHGLRLWVPTRARNKSTFPSMLDNTVAGGLMTGEDPFECVIREADEEASLPDETVRKGAKFVGNVTYIYITDAGQVGEGGFIYPECQWVYHLELPSDVVPQPKDGEAERFDLCDVDQVKADLAKGRFKPNCALVTLDFFIRHGILTQENEPEIEQIKRRVRRDIPFPGPHQSNWRPA; encoded by the exons ATGGCTAAAACTAGCATCGACTTGATCGACGATGTCGACAT GTTCCCGTATGCCGATACGGACCCTGATGCGTTCACCAAGATGAACGCTGGTCTCTACACTCTCGTATGGGAAGATGCTCAGGGCAATTATCCCATCGGCTACATCCTCGACCGCGTCTTCcaggagctcctcaaggtGCCCGAGGACGTCCGGGGCAAGATGGAGTATGACACAGAGAAACGGACCGTTGCGCTCTTCAAGGAGCCCACAGAGCAGGAGCGCACTCGCCGTGTTGCGGCTCTAGGGGACTACTGGCGCCAGAACAAGACATTCCCCTTGCTCCGTGGCTGGCGCAACGAGCTCTGGCCTGTCTACGGCCGCACTGGTGAGCTCCTGTTTAGCATGGAGCGTGCGGCGATGGGTCTGATTGGAACGATGCGATATGGCGTCCACATGATTGCCTACGTTCGAGATGAGACTGCACCGCATGGCCTTCGGCTCTGGGTGCCTACACGTGCCCGGAACAAGTCAACGTTTCCTAGCATGCTCGACAACACGGTAGCTGGCGGCCTCATGACAGGCGAGGATCCTTTTGAGTGTGTCATCCGAgaagccgacgaggaggccagCCTCCCTGACGAGACTGTCCGCAAGGGCGCCAAGTTTGTCGGCAACGTCACATACATCTACATCACGGACGCAGGGCAggtcggcgagggcggcTTTATTTATCCCGAGTGCCAATGGGTCTATCACCTCGAGCTCCCCAGCGACGTGGTGCCCCAGCCcaaggatggcgaggccGAGAGGTTCGACCTGTGCGACGTCGACCAGGTCAAGGCGGACCTCGCCAAGGGGCGATTCAAGCCAAACTGCGCGCTCGTCACGCTCGACTTTTTCATCCGACATGGCATCCTCACCCAGGAAAACGAGCCCGAGATTGAACAGATCAAACGGAGGGTGCGCCGTGACATTCCTTTCCCAGGTCCACACCAGAGCAACTGGCGCCCGGCTTGA
- a CDS encoding Elongator complex protein 4 → MSFRKRNVVIGSSGPASPAARQEKSLAPGTRPSPLDGRLTTSTGTQSLDQLLAGHAGMPMGTSLLIEETGTTDFGGVLLRYYAAEGLVQGHHVHLLGFGDAWRRELPGLGSLDGSKSSGKSTSPSDDKMKIAWRYETLGQRNVPARDPQVTQGPGQTASVFCHGFNLTKRLESSAIEGQLFATPVDGPLASPTQTPFHKFIADVTSKIKNSPPSTIHRIVVPSLLSPTLYNSAASQPREILKFLHALRALLRQFPTQVTAIVTIPVTLFPRSTGLTRWMELLSDGVLELIPLQHQAPITREPGSEDKGQGLLRAHSLPVFHEKGGGLEGTWNRENLSFKLSGSSGLVITPFSLPPIGDEEEAPKPSKKNEPKKESLDF, encoded by the exons ATGTCCTTTCGAAAGCGAAACGTCGTGATAGGGTCTTCAGGACCAGCATCACCTGCTGCCCGACAAGAGAAGTCTCTTGCACCGGGAACAAGACCATCTCCGCTAGATGGACGCCTCACAACGTCGACCGGCACACAGTCTCTGGACCAACTCCTGGCTGGCCATGCCGGAATGCCAATGGGAACATCTCTGCTCATCGAAGAGACCGGGACCACCGATTTCGGAGGCGTGCTGTTGCGATACTACGCCGCAGAAGGACTTGTACAGGGGCATCACGTCCACCTGCTGGGCTTTGGTGACGCCTGGCGCAGGGAACTTCCAGGACTCGGAAGTCTAGATGGTTCCAAGAGTAGTGGGAAATCTACGTCGCCCTCGGAtgacaagatgaagatcGCCTGGCGTTATGAGACACTTGGGCAGCGCAACGTGCCGGCCAGAG ATCCTCAAGTGACCCAAGGGCCTGGTCAGACTGCGAGTGTCTTCTGTCATGGATTCAACCTAACCAAGCGGCTTGAGAGCAGCGCCATCGAAGGCCAACTTTTCGCGACACCAGTCGATGGTCCTCTGGCCTCACCAACACAAACTCCTTTTCACAAGTTCATTGCGGACGTAACCTCCAAAATCAAGAACTCGCCTCCTTCGACCATCCACAGGATTGTGGTTCCCAGCCTGCTCTCACCCACGCTCTACAACTCCGCTGCCAGCCAGCCTCGTGAGATTCTCAAATTCCTGCACGCGCTGCGAGCTCTTCTCCGACAGTTCCCAACACAGGTCACGGCGATCGTGACCATTCCTGTCACACTCTTCCCGCGGTCAACTGGACTTACGCGGTGGATGGAGCTCTTGTCTGACGGAGTCCTCGAGCTCATTCCTCTGCAGCACCAAGCCCCAATTACCCGGGAGCCAGGAAGCGAGGATAAAGGCCAAGGTCTCTTGCGCGCCCACAGTCTCCCTGTGTTCCACGAGAAGGGCGGCGGCTTGGAGGGCACGTGGAACCGGGAGAACCTCTCGTTCAAACTCAGCGGCTCCAGTGGGCTGGTCATCACGCCTTTCAGTCTTCCACCGATtggagacgaggaagaggccccAAAGCCGTCCAAGAAAAATGAACCGAAGAAGGAGAGCCTCGACTTTTGA
- a CDS encoding TRNA-splicing endonuclease subunit Sen34, which yields MAMPSDPAPVRISKIAGRYLIFDSDAAALLRRNENVNGTLAGTAPQQPTQNIFLGLPVELRPEEADSLVQKKVAFLVDDVAAHQAALRSPNPETKRLYLDSLKTRKQTAQQVFAEKNAKRAIEVAEKHGRPRPTVSRTTPSNADDDALFSSDQPEPNPRQTDAAVKSLGVTPTSSGPLISPEAERTYLAEKPTTGPLCGFLLTSGYYMTPGLRFGAKYSVYPGDPLRFHAHFMANQYGWEEEIPVLDIVAGGRLATAVKKAFLIGSKQPGDEELPDGKMRTFSIEWAAM from the coding sequence ATGGCTATGCCTTCAGACCCAGCTCCTGTCCGAATCTCCAAGATCGCAGGGCGCTACCTCATCTTCGACTCGGATGCTGCTGCCCTTCTCCGTCGCAACGAGAACGTCAACGGGACGCTGGCCGGAACGGCGCCTCAGCAGCCGACCCAGAACATCTTTCTCGGTCTGCCTGTCGAGCTCCGGCCAGAGGAGGCCGACTCGCTGGTGCAGAAGAAGGTGGCTTTTCTCGTAGATGACGTAGCTGCCCATCAGGCTGCGCTGCGCAGCCCCAACCCTGAGACGAAGAGGCTATACCTCGACTCGCTCAAGACAAGGAAGCAAACTGCCCAGCAGGTTTTTGCAGAGAAGAATGCCAAGAGAGCCATCGAAGTGGCAGAAAAGCATGGAAGGCCCCGCCCGACCGTCTCTCGAACCACCCCTAGCAATGCAGATGACGATGCTCTCTTCTCAAGTGACCAGCCTGAACCCAACCCGCGTCAAACAGATGCTGCAGTCAAGTCCCTCGGTGTCACGCCGACATCCAGTGGGCCGTTGATCTCCCCTGAAGCAGAAAGGACATACCTTGCCGAGAAGCCGACTACAGGCCCACTCTGTGGCTTCCTCTTGACCTCTGGCTACTACATGACCCCTGGTCTACGGTTCGGTGCCAAGTACAGTGTCTACCCCGGTGACCCTCTGAGATTCCATGCGCACTTCATGGCGAATCAATATGGATGGGAAGAAGAGATTCCTGTCCTGGATATCGTAGCAGGAGGCCGTCTTGCCACGGCGGTCAAGAAGGCTTTCCTAATAGGAAGCAAGCAACCAGGGGATGAAGAGTTGCCAGACGGCAAGATGCGAACCTTTAGTATTGAATGGGCAGCGATGTAA